Proteins from one Pygocentrus nattereri isolate fPygNat1 chromosome 16, fPygNat1.pri, whole genome shotgun sequence genomic window:
- the LOC108414586 gene encoding olfactomedin-like protein 2A, with amino-acid sequence MSKLRSLSSLASVLLWSVTLCTQAASESKIFGEDQVRMTSEGSDCRCKCVMRPLPRDACARLRTGSARVEDFYTMETVSSGADCKCSCTAPPSSLNPCENEWKMEKLKKQAPELLKLQSMVDLLEGTLFSMDLMKIHSYINKVVSQMNNLEEVIRTNLTRENGFVRDSMAALTSRLRQYENQSNLMMSIKTELSNLGLQLTQRASTPSTTVQDTLSGKLEDSSKLLTKKTEKVKVPAKEKPVKSKQEAYNEAKHERADPAGRSHPSQQQPGHVRGITYYKADKPEQPLSTDQEAEPDEVDMVLEVEEAASMPVTAAAYTHTTTSIKTTTTSSTASATTTSRAVAREERPAPTVLLMLDNTINLTHTAAGKEVLCEGTIASVAEPVKKHSYGRNEGAWMKDPAAKDSKIYITNYYYGNSLVEFRNLENFKQGRWSNLYKLPYNWIGTGHVVYRGAFYYNRAFTKNIIKYELRHRYVAAWTQLHDAVYEDTTPWKWRGHSDIDFAVDESGLWIIYPSADYDYTQAEVIVVARLDADDLSVRKETTWRTGLRRNSYGNCFIACGVLYAVDAYDRRDAEISYAYDTHTGAERSPGLPFVNEYSFATQIDYNPKEKVLYAWDNGHQLTYNITFLERDQK; translated from the exons ATCTTTGGAGAAGATCAGGTGCGGATGACGTCGGAAGGGTCAGACTGTCGCTGCAAGTGTGTGATGCGCCCGTTGCCGCGAGATGCGTGTGCTCGGCTGCGCACCGGCAGCGCGAGGGTGGAGGACTTCTACACCATGGAGACGGTGAGTTCGGGCGCAGACTGCAAGTGCTCCTGTACAGCCCCGCCCTCATCGCTCAACCCCTGCGAAAACGAGTGGAAGATGGAGAAACTGAAGAAACAAGCGCCAGAACTGCTGAAG CTGCAGTCCATGGTAGATCTGCTGGAAGGAACTCTGTTCAGTATGGACCTCATGAAGATCCACTCCTACATCAACAAAGTGGTGTCTCAAATGAACAATCTGGAGGAG GTGATCAGGACCAACCTGACCCGCGAGAACGGCTTCGTACGAGACAGCATGGCGGCTCTGACCAGCCGGCTACGGCAGTATGAGAATCAGTCTAATCTCATGATGAGCATAAAGACGGAGCTGTCCAATCTGGGCCTTCAGCTGACGCAGAGAGCCTCCACCCCCAGCACCACGGTACAG GACACGCTCAGTGGGAAATTGGAAGATTCCAGCAAACTCCtcacaaagaaaacagagaaagtaAAAGTGCCAGCCAAAGAGAAGCCTGTCAAGTCCAAGCAGGAGGCGTACAATGAAGCTAAACATGAGAGGGCAGATCCGGCAGGGAGAAGCCATCCTAGCCAGCAGCAGCCAGGACACGTCCGCGGCATCACCTACTACAAAGCAGACAAACCTGAACAGCCACTGAgtacag ATCAGGAGGCAGAGCCTGATGAGGTGGACATGGTGCTGGAAGTGGAGGAAGCTGCCTCAATGCCTGTTACTGCGGCAGCGTATACCCACACAACCACATccataaaaacaacaaccacCAGCTCTACAGCTTCCGCTACAACAACCAGTAGAGCAGTGGCCAGAGAAGAGCGTCCAGCTCCAACTGTCCTGCTAATGCTGGACAACACCATCAACCTCACGCACACTGCTGCAG GTAAGGAGGTCCTGTGTGAGGGGACGATAGCGTCAGTGGCTGAACCCGTGAAGAAGCACAGCTACGGGAGGAACGAGGGTGCGTGGATGAAGGATCCTGCGGCAAAGGACTCCAAAATCTACATCACCAACTATTACTATGGCAACAGTCTGGTGGAGTTCAGAAACTTGGAAAACTTCAAGCAAG GTCGGTGGAGTAACCTGTACAAACTGCCCTATAACTGGATCGGGACCGGCCACGTCGTATACAGGGGGGCGTTTTACTACAACCGCGCCTTCACCAAGAACATCATCAAGTACGAGCTGCGGCACCGTTACGTCGCGGCCTGGACGCAGCTCCACGATGCTGTGTATGAGGACACCACGCCCTGGAAATGGAGGGGTCACTCAGACATCGACTTTGCCGTGGATGAGAGTGGATTGTGGATCATCTATCCATCTGCAGACTATGACTACACCCAGGCTGAGGTGATTGTGGTGGCCAGACTGGACGCCGATGACCTGTCTGTTCGTAAAGAGACCACATGGCGGACGGGGCTGAGGCGGAACTCTTATGGGAACTGCTTCATCGCCTGCGGTGTGCTGTATGCTGTCGATGCTTATGACCGGCGAGATGCCGAAATTTCGTACGCGTACGACACACACACGGGTGCCGAGAGGTCGCCAGGGTTACCCTTTGTTAACGAATACTCCTTCGCCACCCAGATCGACTACAACCCGAAGGAGAAGGTTCTGTACGCATGGGACAACGGACACCAGCTCACCTACAACATCACGTTCCTAGAGCGCGACCAGAAATGA